A single region of the Bacteroides luhongzhouii genome encodes:
- the buk gene encoding butyrate kinase, with protein sequence MKILVINPGSTSTKIAVYENETPLFISNIKHSVEELSAFPEVIDQFEFRKNLVLQELENNKIPFSFDAIIGRGGLVKPIPGGVYEVNDAMKRDTVHAMRTHACNLGGLIASELAATLPNCPAFIADPGVVDELEDIARITGSPLMPKITIWHALNQKAIARRFAKEQGTQYEELDLIICHLGGGISVAVHHHGRAIDANNALDGEGPFSPERAGTLPAGQLIDLCFSGQHTKDELKKRISGRAGLTAHLGTTDVPAIIQSIEEGDKKAELILDAMIYNVAKAIGASATVLCGKIDAILLTGGIAYSDYVVSRLKKRISFLAPIYVYPGENEMESLAFNAIGALKGELPIQVYK encoded by the coding sequence ATGAAAATACTGGTTATCAACCCCGGCTCTACTTCTACAAAGATAGCAGTTTACGAAAACGAGACTCCGCTGTTTATTAGCAATATAAAACATTCCGTAGAAGAACTGTCCGCTTTTCCCGAGGTAATAGATCAGTTTGAATTTCGGAAAAATCTGGTATTACAAGAATTGGAGAACAACAAGATTCCTTTTTCTTTTGACGCAATCATCGGACGCGGAGGTTTGGTGAAACCGATACCGGGCGGAGTGTATGAGGTGAACGATGCTATGAAACGTGATACAGTACATGCCATGCGCACCCATGCTTGCAACTTGGGAGGACTGATTGCCAGCGAACTGGCCGCCACCCTGCCCAACTGCCCGGCATTCATCGCTGATCCGGGAGTGGTGGATGAACTGGAAGATATAGCTCGCATTACAGGTTCTCCTTTAATGCCGAAAATTACCATTTGGCACGCCTTGAACCAAAAAGCAATCGCACGGCGTTTCGCCAAAGAGCAAGGGACGCAATACGAAGAGTTGGATTTAATCATCTGCCATTTAGGAGGAGGCATTTCTGTCGCAGTCCATCATCACGGACGAGCCATCGACGCCAACAATGCGTTGGACGGCGAAGGTCCTTTCTCACCGGAACGCGCCGGCACACTTCCTGCCGGTCAATTGATCGACCTTTGTTTTAGCGGTCAGCATACCAAAGACGAATTGAAGAAACGTATCTCCGGACGTGCCGGATTGACTGCTCATTTAGGCACGACCGATGTACCCGCCATCATCCAATCGATAGAAGAAGGAGATAAAAAGGCGGAATTAATACTGGACGCCATGATTTATAATGTCGCAAAAGCGATAGGAGCCAGTGCTACTGTACTTTGCGGGAAAATAGACGCTATCCTCCTGACAGGAGGAATCGCTTATTCGGACTATGTGGTTTCAAGGCTGAAAAAAAGAATCTCTTTCCTAGCTCCCATCTATGTTTATCCGGGAGAGAATGAAATGGAGTCATTAGCTTTTAATGCAATAGGAGCTTTGAAAGGAGAGTTGCCCATACAAGTTTATAAGTAA
- a CDS encoding S66 peptidase family protein — MDIQFPPFLQKGDKVVIVSPSSKIDQQFLKGAKKRIESWGLKVAMGKYAGSSSGRYAGTIRQRLKDLQDAMDDPEVKAILCSRGGYGAVHLIDKIDFTAFYEHPKWLLGFSDITALHNLFQKNGYASLHSLMARHLTVEPEDDLCTNYLKDILFGNIPSYTCEKHKLNKQGIAQGILHGGNMAVAYGLRGTPYDIPAEGTILFIEDVSERPHAIERMMYNLKLGGVLEKLSGLIIGQFTEYEEDCSLGKELYAALADLVKEYDYPVCFNFPVGHVTHNLPLINGAKVELVVGKKNVELKFIC, encoded by the coding sequence ATGGATATTCAATTTCCTCCCTTTTTGCAGAAAGGTGATAAAGTGGTTATCGTATCACCTTCGAGTAAGATAGACCAACAATTCTTGAAAGGAGCCAAGAAACGGATTGAATCATGGGGCTTGAAAGTGGCTATGGGAAAATATGCCGGAAGTTCATCCGGGAGATATGCCGGAACAATCAGGCAACGGCTGAAAGATTTACAGGATGCGATGGACGACCCTGAGGTGAAAGCTATTCTTTGTAGTCGCGGAGGGTACGGGGCGGTACATTTGATCGATAAAATTGATTTTACGGCTTTTTATGAACATCCGAAATGGTTACTGGGTTTTAGCGATATAACAGCGTTGCACAATCTGTTTCAGAAAAATGGATATGCCTCCCTGCATTCGTTGATGGCTCGTCATCTTACGGTAGAACCGGAAGATGATCTTTGTACGAACTATCTGAAGGATATCTTATTTGGAAATATCCCTTCTTATACGTGCGAGAAGCACAAACTGAATAAGCAGGGAATTGCACAAGGCATTTTGCATGGTGGCAATATGGCGGTAGCATACGGTTTGCGGGGAACTCCTTATGATATTCCGGCAGAAGGGACGATATTGTTTATTGAAGATGTCAGCGAACGTCCGCATGCCATCGAGCGTATGATGTATAATTTGAAATTGGGAGGCGTACTTGAGAAACTGTCCGGGCTGATTATCGGGCAATTTACAGAATATGAAGAAGACTGTTCGCTGGGTAAGGAATTGTATGCAGCTTTGGCGGATTTAGTAAAAGAGTATGATTATCCGGTCTGCTTTAATTTTCCGGTAGGACACGTGACTCATAATCTTCCGCTTATAAACGGCGCAAAAGTGGAACTTGTGGTCGGAAAGAAAAATGTGGAACTGAAGTTTATATGTTAA
- a CDS encoding RagB/SusD family nutrient uptake outer membrane protein, producing the protein MIKNFIYIFIAISGIVSGMSSCSLDIPPADQYSDPDAITDVATARSLLASAYLLYPHYEYELSILGDDFCQTSATGKDMSQKNLYLWQDNSITSLAENIWLEYYNTIASCNTLLERVNNIVLENASEEGKKAAIISECKALKALCYFNLLRLFAPAYDKNPQADGIVLKEHLGLEYPKRSSIETCVSAIRTLLTEAVVSENAPANNGWLSQTAVYYLLAELELYAGQYGQAAIYAEKVLEQATDDMFTVSGYKRLWETASCKERIFGFYTAKSFYADIQFDATNGDYFALNPQIVYGEGDIRETYNVYPFEMEGEQRDLLGKYNKVNKESESIQYINVMRYAGAYFIAAEAYSKTSGKERLAIQKLNEYLEACQATTLDEGLTGDALLQAVHLEKMKEFAGEGILYFDLKRLHSGSLSRLSKWGKSEEAKVENSDYRWCFPIPRSEYKYNENITQNEGWPLNR; encoded by the coding sequence ATGATAAAGAATTTTATTTATATATTTATAGCCATATCAGGAATTGTATCGGGAATGTCGTCTTGCTCACTTGACATTCCTCCTGCCGACCAGTATTCGGATCCTGATGCTATTACCGATGTTGCCACAGCGCGTTCTCTTTTGGCATCTGCTTATTTGCTTTATCCGCATTATGAATATGAACTTTCTATCTTGGGTGATGACTTTTGTCAGACATCTGCCACAGGAAAGGATATGAGCCAGAAAAATCTTTATTTGTGGCAGGATAATTCTATAACTTCTCTGGCAGAAAATATTTGGCTGGAATATTATAATACGATTGCTTCTTGTAATACTTTGCTTGAGCGGGTGAATAATATTGTATTGGAAAATGCTTCGGAGGAGGGAAAAAAAGCAGCTATAATAAGTGAATGTAAAGCGTTGAAAGCTCTTTGCTATTTCAATTTACTAAGGTTGTTTGCACCGGCTTATGACAAAAATCCTCAAGCTGACGGTATTGTTTTGAAAGAACATCTGGGGCTTGAATATCCAAAGCGTTCTTCTATCGAAACCTGTGTGTCGGCTATCCGTACCTTATTGACAGAAGCGGTGGTTTCAGAGAATGCTCCGGCAAACAATGGTTGGTTGTCTCAAACGGCTGTATATTATTTACTTGCTGAACTGGAATTATATGCGGGGCAGTATGGACAAGCTGCGATTTATGCGGAGAAGGTATTGGAGCAGGCAACGGATGACATGTTTACCGTTTCGGGATATAAGCGCTTGTGGGAAACTGCCTCTTGTAAGGAACGTATCTTCGGATTTTATACAGCAAAAAGTTTTTATGCTGACATACAGTTTGATGCGACAAATGGAGACTATTTCGCATTGAATCCTCAAATTGTGTATGGAGAAGGAGATATACGGGAAACATATAATGTGTACCCTTTTGAAATGGAAGGAGAGCAAAGGGACTTATTAGGCAAATACAATAAAGTAAATAAAGAGTCGGAAAGTATACAATATATCAATGTGATGCGTTATGCTGGTGCCTATTTCATAGCAGCTGAAGCTTATAGTAAGACATCAGGTAAGGAGAGGCTGGCAATTCAGAAACTGAATGAATATCTGGAAGCTTGTCAGGCTACCACTCTTGATGAAGGATTGACAGGGGATGCACTGCTACAAGCTGTTCATCTGGAGAAAATGAAAGAATTTGCAGGTGAAGGCATTTTGTATTTTGATTTGAAACGTTTACATTCGGGAAGCTTGTCCCGGTTATCAAAATGGGGAAAGAGTGAAGAGGCGAAAGTAGAGAACAGCGATTATCGTTGGTGTTTTCCTATTCCCCGTTCTGAATATAAATATAATGAGAATATTACTCAAAATGAGGGATGGCCTCTGAACAGATAA
- a CDS encoding M20 family metallopeptidase: MKKKTMIVLMSAFLLLSAFSCGGGNKANSTSEQSEETAVNIPQFDADSAYLYVKNQVDFGPRVPNTKEHVACGNYLAGQLEAFGAQVTNQYADLIAYDGTLLKARNIIGSYKPESKKRIALFAHWDTRPWADNDPDEKNHKTPILGANDGASGVGALLEIARLVNQQQPELGIDIILLDAEDYGAPQFYTGQHKEEFWCLGSQYWARNPHVQGYNARFGILLDMVGGEGSVFMKEGYSEEFAPDINKKVWKAAKKIGNGKTFMDGNGGFVTDDHLFINRLARIKTIDIIPYNQEGDFTPTWHTVNDNMEHIDKNTLKAVGQTVLEVIYNEK; encoded by the coding sequence ATGAAAAAGAAAACTATGATAGTATTAATGAGTGCCTTTTTGTTATTATCAGCATTCTCTTGCGGAGGAGGTAATAAGGCAAATAGTACGAGTGAACAAAGCGAAGAGACAGCAGTGAATATACCTCAATTTGATGCGGATAGTGCTTATTTGTATGTAAAGAATCAGGTAGATTTCGGACCTCGTGTTCCTAATACAAAAGAACATGTTGCCTGTGGTAATTATCTTGCTGGTCAGTTGGAGGCTTTCGGTGCTCAAGTGACTAATCAATATGCAGATTTGATTGCTTATGACGGAACGTTGCTGAAAGCGAGAAACATTATCGGTTCTTATAAGCCGGAAAGCAAAAAACGAATTGCTCTGTTTGCGCACTGGGATACACGTCCATGGGCTGATAACGATCCTGACGAGAAGAATCATAAAACTCCGATTTTGGGTGCCAATGATGGTGCCAGTGGTGTAGGTGCCTTGTTAGAAATAGCTCGCCTGGTCAATCAGCAACAGCCGGAACTAGGAATCGATATTATTTTGCTGGATGCAGAGGATTATGGTGCGCCGCAGTTTTATACGGGGCAGCATAAAGAGGAATTCTGGTGTCTCGGATCACAGTATTGGGCACGCAATCCTCATGTACAGGGTTATAATGCACGTTTTGGCATCCTACTCGATATGGTAGGGGGTGAAGGCAGCGTGTTTATGAAAGAGGGATATTCTGAAGAGTTTGCTCCCGATATAAATAAGAAAGTCTGGAAAGCGGCGAAGAAGATTGGCAATGGAAAGACTTTCATGGATGGCAACGGAGGATTTGTAACAGACGATCATTTGTTCATTAATCGTCTGGCACGTATTAAAACCATCGATATTATTCCATATAATCAGGAGGGTGACTTTACTCCGACATGGCATACCGTCAATGACAATATGGAGCATATAGATAAGAATACGTTGAAAGCAGTGGGCCAGACGGTATTGGAAGTGATTTATAATGAGAAATAA
- a CDS encoding DUF4929 family protein, with protein sequence MKYKYYSLFIFLLGLSWMVTACSNDIDYTYKGRNYIQISTSDDPALSENDDRAISVDVLLATAVEKDVTINFELSDNTDDILRLEGGTVQMKAGEKTASFKVLSNRQSLLNRQRTITLKVKDYTDERMQPWNDLRLTVRPNPTLPELTEQQIELIHGYMEKYGLNLNRFMGEVSCRVEVTFPTDEIGIFSDTETRSFMGKTIITLSENATADRPILKMIDNPMGITSFLWEIYRKETVESEFWIYEGSRYISMLEAVDFDVNKEIFSVVLDDLELLPEEKAFSFVRPVLDIWEDEVETVPFEYSFTAWNRWKQMADEGGTIVVQEGGNMVETSVSDLIKEGITLNPINCLVSAYIDEDYWENDPSDWIEPKGMYDEKTFSFQFPWDHVNSLGYTQIRVTYTLNE encoded by the coding sequence ATGAAATACAAATATTATTCTTTATTCATATTTTTGCTTGGGCTGTCTTGGATGGTTACAGCTTGTAGCAATGATATTGACTATACTTATAAAGGACGCAATTATATACAGATCAGTACTTCTGATGACCCGGCACTTTCGGAGAACGATGATCGTGCTATTTCTGTCGATGTGCTTTTAGCTACTGCCGTAGAAAAAGATGTTACGATTAATTTTGAATTATCAGATAATACAGATGATATTTTGCGCTTGGAGGGCGGAACAGTTCAAATGAAAGCAGGCGAAAAAACGGCAAGTTTTAAAGTACTTTCCAATCGTCAGAGTTTATTGAATAGGCAAAGGACGATTACCTTGAAAGTAAAGGATTATACAGATGAACGTATGCAGCCGTGGAATGATTTGAGGCTGACAGTAAGGCCAAACCCGACTTTACCCGAATTAACGGAGCAGCAGATAGAATTAATCCATGGATATATGGAGAAATACGGGCTTAATCTTAATCGTTTTATGGGTGAGGTAAGTTGTCGTGTAGAAGTGACTTTTCCAACAGATGAGATTGGAATATTCAGTGATACTGAAACTCGTTCTTTTATGGGAAAAACGATAATAACATTGAGCGAAAATGCTACTGCAGACCGGCCAATACTTAAAATGATTGATAATCCAATGGGTATAACTTCTTTTTTGTGGGAAATATACAGAAAGGAAACTGTGGAGAGTGAATTCTGGATTTATGAAGGAAGTAGGTATATTTCTATGTTGGAAGCGGTTGACTTTGATGTTAATAAGGAAATATTTAGTGTTGTTTTAGATGATTTGGAATTATTGCCGGAGGAAAAAGCTTTCTCGTTTGTCAGACCGGTATTAGATATTTGGGAGGACGAAGTTGAAACAGTACCTTTTGAATATTCTTTTACCGCTTGGAACCGTTGGAAGCAAATGGCTGACGAAGGTGGTACGATTGTGGTTCAAGAAGGTGGTAATATGGTGGAAACGAGTGTCAGTGATTTGATAAAAGAAGGAATAACCTTGAATCCGATTAACTGTCTGGTGTCTGCGTATATTGATGAGGACTATTGGGAGAATGACCCCTCTGACTGGATTGAACCGAAAGGTATGTATGATGAGAAAACTTTTAGTTTCCAGTTTCCTTGGGATCATGTCAATTCGTTGGGGTATACCCAGATCCGCGTAACTTATACATTAAACGAATAA
- a CDS encoding phosphate acyltransferase, translating to MEPILNFAQLTAHLKKLNHRKRIAVVCANDPNTEYAISRALEEGIAEFLMIGDSTILKKYPTLKQYPEYVKTIHIENSDEAAREAVRIVREGGADILMKGIINTDNLLHAILDKEKGLLPKGKILTHLAVMEIPTYHKLLFFSDAAVIPRPTLQQRIEMIWYAICTCRHFGIDQPRIALIHCTEKVSAKFPHSLDYVNIVELAEAGEFGNVTIDGPLDVRTACEQASGDIKGIVSPINGQADVLIFPNIESGNAFYKSVSLFAKAEMAGLLQGPICPVVLPSRSDSGLSKYYSIAMACLQVSGDCECRKQANQVTNSSF from the coding sequence ATGGAACCTATTCTAAATTTTGCCCAGCTAACGGCCCATCTCAAAAAGCTAAACCATAGAAAACGAATTGCCGTGGTCTGTGCCAACGATCCTAACACAGAGTATGCCATCTCTCGTGCGCTGGAAGAGGGAATTGCAGAATTTCTAATGATTGGAGATTCTACAATTCTGAAGAAGTATCCCACACTCAAACAATATCCTGAATATGTAAAAACCATCCATATAGAAAATTCGGACGAGGCGGCACGCGAGGCTGTCCGTATCGTTCGCGAAGGGGGAGCCGATATTTTGATGAAAGGGATTATCAATACAGACAATTTACTACATGCTATACTCGACAAGGAAAAAGGGTTGTTGCCAAAAGGTAAAATCCTCACGCATCTGGCAGTGATGGAAATTCCTACTTATCATAAACTGCTTTTCTTCTCGGATGCCGCGGTCATTCCACGGCCTACGTTACAACAACGTATAGAGATGATTTGGTATGCTATCTGTACCTGCCGTCATTTTGGCATCGATCAGCCGCGTATTGCATTGATTCATTGTACAGAAAAAGTGAGTGCCAAGTTCCCTCATTCATTAGATTATGTGAATATCGTAGAGCTTGCCGAAGCGGGAGAATTCGGAAATGTGACTATTGACGGTCCGCTGGACGTACGTACTGCGTGCGAACAGGCAAGTGGTGATATTAAAGGGATTGTATCTCCTATCAACGGACAGGCAGACGTATTGATATTCCCGAACATCGAATCGGGCAACGCATTCTACAAATCTGTCTCCCTGTTTGCAAAGGCAGAAATGGCAGGATTGCTGCAAGGTCCTATTTGTCCTGTAGTACTTCCGTCGCGCAGTGATTCCGGCTTGTCTAAATATTATAGCATTGCGATGGCGTGCTTACAAGTGTCAGGAGATTGCGAGTGCAGAAAACAGGCTAATCAGGTCACGAACTCATCATTCTAA
- a CDS encoding SusC/RagA family TonB-linked outer membrane protein translates to MKKNVKRGALLWFCMAFYMLVQAQVRENRITGHVYDSQNLPLAGANIKVKNTPYGTISNEKGEFVLTGKWEQGVSIEFSFIGMRRKSVTYKGQTKLEVTLADDTNNMDEVVVTAKANINEIDIRARSGVVQEVDMRRINSKPMIDMGLALQGSVPGLIVTNTGELGSAPEIRIRGNSSLRRGNTTNEPLYVMDGKVISSETFYNLNPQDIKEIKVLKDAAACALYGIKAANGVLEITSQRGISGQTMVTYTLDMGVTTRGRRGISMMNSAEKLELERRLQNPETPGYRYSADYYNKYHADDPNLPQLIATGQQKLDELKNVNTDWFHELIRNSLYQKHNVSIRGGSEQTTYYVSANYTKQGGRLPGNDKQRMSLRMNMDQKLGHIGYALLSVNGGYAKTNTPNGTTSDPTQLVYELNPYETKNSGELVSYPGRTYKDLMNQYSQEDAAKTAGISGSLILNPLPGLDVAAVAGLDFLLDETEQFTPSTAYSEMTEGVPEIKRGIYSKSKNTTTNVSTNVRVTYNNVYAGKHNVTLGANMDYYLTQLDNVSITGYGVGTIKSAAAINQSIQGMRQPEVGALKDKNAQLGFGAVAGYTFDNIYDFYATYKTDASSILPSDKRWNSAWAVGIGWTPSYYEFLSDNPVLTRLNLKASYGYTANLNGVSVSSTVATFAYSTNRYEDQRPLDLMGLYNKDLKPEQTKSIDAGISIGLFDRITLEASWYNRRTEQALLDVPIPSSTGYTTLKRNIGILENKGIELGLNVKVLDTNDWLLSLRGNMAYNRNKVIDLYYADRIYTSEEALIPDYEIGKSYDMIYGPSSLGINPLTGYPIFLVKDNQEKPASEALTADDVVALGHSTPPYSGSFGLSLSYKSFDLDMDFYYVRGGIHQFNYSYVRDKDNSNKNAVAGQTDKMWFKPGDEGKVYPTPFYTSSTAEENLSQYPNSLTVGKSDYLKLSMVSLRYRVPPHFLRKTLPFVKYATLAFQGSNLFTWTSYKESDPESGTLAGSMQPIYTFNMSLTF, encoded by the coding sequence ATGAAAAAAAATGTAAAAAGAGGGGCTTTGCTCTGGTTTTGTATGGCTTTCTATATGTTAGTGCAAGCACAAGTAAGGGAAAACCGAATAACCGGGCATGTATATGATTCTCAAAATCTGCCTTTGGCTGGTGCAAACATCAAAGTGAAAAACACTCCTTATGGAACAATCTCCAATGAAAAAGGAGAATTTGTATTAACAGGTAAATGGGAGCAAGGCGTATCAATTGAGTTCTCATTCATTGGCATGCGGCGCAAAAGTGTTACTTATAAAGGGCAGACTAAGCTGGAAGTAACTTTAGCGGACGATACTAACAATATGGATGAAGTGGTTGTGACTGCTAAAGCTAATATTAATGAGATAGATATTCGTGCTCGTTCCGGTGTAGTGCAGGAAGTCGATATGCGGCGTATTAATAGCAAGCCGATGATTGACATGGGATTGGCTTTGCAAGGATCTGTGCCGGGATTGATTGTAACGAATACAGGTGAATTAGGCTCTGCACCGGAGATACGTATCAGAGGGAATTCCTCTTTACGAAGAGGAAATACAACCAACGAACCTCTTTATGTAATGGATGGTAAGGTCATAAGCTCAGAAACATTCTATAATTTAAATCCTCAAGATATTAAGGAAATCAAGGTGCTTAAAGATGCGGCTGCTTGTGCTTTATATGGCATTAAGGCTGCTAACGGTGTGCTGGAAATAACCTCCCAGCGCGGAATTAGTGGACAAACAATGGTTACTTATACATTGGACATGGGAGTCACTACTCGTGGACGCCGGGGAATTTCCATGATGAATTCTGCGGAAAAGTTGGAATTGGAACGTCGCTTGCAGAATCCGGAAACTCCTGGATATCGATATAGTGCAGATTATTATAATAAATATCACGCGGATGATCCGAATCTGCCGCAATTGATAGCGACCGGACAACAAAAATTGGATGAACTGAAAAATGTAAATACAGACTGGTTTCATGAACTTATTCGGAACAGCCTCTATCAAAAGCATAACGTTAGTATTCGTGGAGGAAGTGAACAGACGACTTATTATGTTTCTGCTAACTATACTAAACAGGGAGGACGTCTACCAGGTAACGATAAACAACGTATGAGCTTGCGTATGAACATGGATCAGAAGTTGGGACACATCGGTTATGCATTATTAAGTGTGAATGGCGGTTATGCTAAAACAAATACTCCGAATGGTACAACTTCAGATCCCACTCAACTGGTGTATGAATTGAATCCTTATGAGACAAAAAACAGTGGAGAATTGGTATCCTATCCGGGACGTACCTATAAAGATCTGATGAATCAGTACAGTCAGGAGGATGCAGCAAAAACAGCCGGGATTAGTGGCAGTTTAATTTTGAATCCATTACCCGGACTGGATGTTGCAGCAGTGGCCGGTCTGGACTTTTTGTTGGATGAGACAGAACAATTTACCCCTTCTACTGCTTATTCGGAAATGACAGAGGGGGTTCCGGAGATTAAACGGGGGATTTATTCAAAATCGAAGAATACCACAACTAATGTTTCTACCAATGTTCGTGTAACATATAATAATGTATACGCAGGGAAACATAATGTGACGTTAGGGGCTAATATGGATTATTATCTGACTCAATTGGATAATGTCTCTATTACCGGTTATGGAGTTGGAACTATAAAATCGGCAGCTGCTATCAATCAATCTATTCAAGGAATGCGCCAGCCTGAAGTGGGAGCGTTGAAAGATAAAAATGCGCAATTAGGATTTGGGGCTGTTGCCGGGTATACTTTTGATAATATTTATGACTTTTATGCTACTTATAAAACGGATGCCTCTTCTATTTTGCCTTCCGATAAACGTTGGAACAGTGCTTGGGCTGTGGGGATTGGTTGGACACCCAGTTATTATGAATTCTTGTCAGATAATCCTGTTCTGACTCGCTTGAATCTGAAAGCCTCCTATGGATATACTGCTAATCTGAACGGTGTTTCAGTTTCGTCTACGGTAGCTACTTTCGCTTATTCCACTAACCGCTACGAAGACCAGCGCCCGCTTGATTTAATGGGACTTTATAATAAAGATTTGAAACCGGAACAGACTAAATCTATTGATGCAGGGATCAGTATAGGTCTGTTTGACCGTATTACGTTGGAGGCAAGTTGGTACAACCGGCGTACAGAACAGGCGTTGCTGGATGTTCCGATTCCTTCTTCTACCGGATATACAACATTGAAACGTAATATAGGAATACTTGAGAATAAGGGTATTGAATTGGGGCTGAATGTAAAGGTGCTGGATACAAATGACTGGCTGCTTAGTTTGCGGGGGAATATGGCTTATAATCGTAACAAGGTTATTGATCTTTATTATGCTGATAGAATATATACTTCTGAAGAAGCATTGATTCCTGATTATGAAATAGGTAAATCTTATGATATGATTTATGGTCCTTCTTCTTTGGGTATCAATCCTTTGACAGGTTATCCTATTTTTTTGGTAAAGGATAATCAGGAGAAGCCGGCAAGTGAAGCATTGACGGCGGATGACGTAGTGGCATTGGGGCATTCCACCCCTCCGTATAGCGGAAGTTTCGGGTTGTCTCTTTCTTATAAATCATTCGATTTGGACATGGATTTCTATTATGTACGTGGCGGTATTCATCAGTTCAACTATTCGTATGTGCGTGATAAAGATAACTCAAATAAAAATGCCGTTGCCGGACAGACTGATAAAATGTGGTTTAAACCGGGGGATGAGGGGAAAGTTTATCCGACTCCTTTTTACACGTCTTCTACTGCGGAGGAGAATTTGAGCCAATATCCGAACTCGTTGACAGTGGGTAAGAGTGATTATTTGAAGCTGTCTATGGTTTCTCTCCGGTATCGGGTGCCACCCCATTTCTTAAGAAAGACATTGCCGTTTGTGAAATATGCGACATTGGCTTTCCAAGGTTCCAATTTGTTTACGTGGACTTCATATAAGGAGTCGGACCCGGAAAGTGGCACTTTGGCGGGAAGTATGCAGCCTATTTATACATTTAATATGAGTCTGACTTTTTAA
- a CDS encoding SufE family protein has protein sequence MSINELQDEVIAEFSDFDDWMDRYQLLIDLGNEQEPLEEKYKTEQNLIEGCQSRVWLQADDVDGKIVFKAESDALIVKGIIALLIKVLSGHTPDEILNTDLYFIDKIGLKEHLSPTRSNGLLSMVKQIRMYALAFKAKEGK, from the coding sequence ATGTCAATTAATGAACTACAAGACGAAGTGATTGCAGAATTCAGTGACTTCGATGATTGGATGGACCGTTATCAACTACTTATTGACTTGGGAAATGAGCAGGAACCACTTGAAGAAAAATATAAGACGGAACAAAATCTGATTGAGGGCTGCCAGAGCAGGGTATGGCTTCAAGCGGATGATGTAGATGGTAAAATCGTTTTTAAAGCGGAAAGTGATGCATTGATAGTAAAAGGAATTATTGCCTTATTGATTAAAGTCCTTTCAGGACATACCCCTGATGAAATCTTGAATACAGATCTTTATTTTATAGACAAGATTGGGTTGAAAGAGCATCTGTCGCCAACGCGTAGCAATGGTTTGCTGTCGATGGTCAAACAAATACGAATGTATGCATTAGCATTTAAAGCAAAAGAGGGGAAGTGA